From Streptomyces sp. NBC_01460, a single genomic window includes:
- a CDS encoding N-acetylmuramoyl-L-alanine amidase — protein MSSPMSASSFLKALKDEGLTVVQVGDWRTHNRNHKGPWGPVHGVMLHHTVTKGTARTVEICRDGYSGLPGPLCHGVIAKDGRVHLVGYGRANHAGLGDDDVLRAVIAETRLPADNESNTDGNRHFYGFECENLGDGKDPWPAVQLEAIEKAAAAVCRFHGWDAPSVIGHREWQPGKVDPRGFSMTGMRNRIHDRLK, from the coding sequence ATGTCCTCACCGATGTCCGCGAGCAGCTTCCTCAAGGCCCTGAAGGACGAAGGACTCACCGTCGTCCAGGTGGGCGACTGGCGTACGCACAACCGCAACCACAAAGGTCCCTGGGGACCCGTGCACGGGGTGATGCTCCACCACACCGTCACGAAGGGAACCGCCCGCACCGTCGAGATCTGCCGGGACGGCTACTCGGGCCTGCCGGGCCCGCTCTGCCACGGTGTGATCGCCAAGGACGGCCGGGTCCATCTGGTCGGCTACGGCCGGGCCAACCACGCCGGTCTCGGCGACGACGACGTCCTGCGCGCCGTCATCGCCGAGACGCGCCTGCCGGCGGACAACGAGTCCAACACCGACGGCAACCGGCACTTCTACGGCTTCGAGTGCGAGAACCTCGGCGACGGCAAGGACCCCTGGCCCGCCGTCCAGCTGGAGGCCATCGAGAAGGCCGCGGCCGCCGTCTGCCGCTTCCACGGCTGGGACGCCCCCTCGGTCATCGGGCACCGGGAATGGCAGCCCGGCAAGGTCGACCCGCGCGGCTTCTCGATGACGGGCATGCGCAACCGGATCCACGACCGGCTGAAGTAG
- a CDS encoding Na+/H+ antiporter, translating into MDALPLVALIAASAAVAGAARRTPVPAPLLLVAAGLLASYLPGVPTYTLDAHIVLPLLLPPLLYTAAVDSSYLDLRANLRPVALLSVGYVLFATVAVGWLAYLLVPDLPLAAALVLGAVVAPPDAVTAAAIARRVGLPARVTTILQGESLVNDATAITAFKVALAAAVGEGMSWGAGAGEFLLASVGGVAVGLLLMVPLHWLRTHLKEALLQNTLSLLIPFVAYAAAERVHASGVLAVVVVALYLGHRSWQVDFATRLQEAAVWKMVAFVLESAVFALIGLQLPFVLKGLGAYGVAEALGYAVLVFLAVVVVRFVWVYPATYLPPRLSRRIREREGVPPWNSTLIVGWAGMRGVVSLAIAFSIPMVTHDGEDFPARNLVLFLTFTTVIGTLVVQGLSLPLLVRVLKLPGRSERAETLAEAQAQSEASTAADERLEALLADPRNELPDSLTQRLRAVMERRRNAVWERLGAPNPVTGESVDDTYRRLARDMIAAERAVFVRLRDERRIDDEMLRALLRRLDLEEAAAYRESDGP; encoded by the coding sequence ATGGACGCATTGCCGCTGGTGGCGCTCATCGCGGCCAGCGCGGCGGTCGCGGGGGCCGCGCGCCGGACCCCGGTCCCCGCACCGCTGCTGCTGGTGGCCGCAGGCCTGCTGGCCTCGTACCTGCCGGGGGTGCCGACCTACACGCTCGACGCGCACATCGTGCTGCCCCTGCTGCTCCCGCCGCTGCTGTACACGGCGGCGGTCGACAGCTCGTACCTCGACCTGCGGGCCAATCTGAGGCCGGTCGCGCTGCTCTCCGTGGGGTACGTGCTCTTCGCGACGGTCGCCGTGGGGTGGCTGGCCTATCTCCTCGTGCCGGACCTGCCCCTCGCCGCCGCCCTGGTGCTCGGTGCGGTGGTCGCCCCGCCGGACGCGGTCACGGCCGCCGCGATCGCCCGCAGGGTCGGTCTGCCCGCACGGGTGACGACGATCCTCCAGGGTGAGTCCCTGGTGAACGACGCCACCGCGATCACCGCCTTCAAGGTCGCCCTCGCCGCCGCCGTCGGCGAGGGCATGAGCTGGGGCGCCGGGGCAGGTGAGTTCCTGCTCGCGTCGGTCGGCGGCGTCGCCGTCGGCCTGTTGCTGATGGTGCCGCTGCACTGGCTGCGCACCCACCTCAAGGAGGCGCTGCTCCAGAACACCCTGTCGCTGCTGATCCCCTTCGTCGCCTACGCGGCGGCGGAGCGGGTGCACGCCTCCGGGGTGCTCGCCGTGGTCGTCGTCGCCCTCTACCTGGGGCACCGCTCCTGGCAGGTCGACTTCGCGACACGCCTCCAGGAGGCGGCCGTCTGGAAGATGGTCGCGTTCGTCCTGGAGTCCGCGGTCTTCGCGCTCATCGGGCTGCAGCTGCCCTTCGTGCTCAAGGGGCTGGGTGCGTACGGCGTGGCCGAGGCCCTCGGCTACGCCGTCCTCGTGTTCCTGGCCGTGGTCGTGGTGCGCTTCGTCTGGGTCTACCCGGCGACCTATCTGCCGCCCCGGCTCTCCAGGCGGATCAGGGAACGCGAGGGGGTGCCCCCGTGGAACTCGACCCTGATCGTGGGCTGGGCCGGGATGAGGGGCGTCGTCTCCCTCGCCATCGCCTTCTCCATCCCCATGGTCACGCACGACGGCGAGGACTTCCCCGCGCGCAACCTGGTGCTCTTCCTGACCTTCACGACCGTCATCGGGACGCTGGTCGTCCAAGGGCTCAGCCTGCCCCTCCTGGTGCGCGTGCTGAAGCTCCCGGGGCGCAGCGAACGCGCCGAGACCCTGGCGGAGGCGCAGGCGCAGAGCGAGGCCTCCACGGCGGCCGACGAGCGGCTGGAGGCGCTGCTGGCCGACCCGCGCAACGAACTCCCCGACTCCCTCACCCAACGGCTGCGGGCCGTCATGGAACGGCGCCGCAACGCCGTGTGGGAGCGGCTCGGCGCGCCCAATCCGGTCACCGGGGAGTCGGTGGACGACACCTACCGGCGGCTGGCGCGGGACATGATCGCCGCCGAGCGCGCGGTCTTCGTACGCCTCAGGGACGAGCGGCGGATCGACGACGAGATGCTGCGCGCCCTCCTGCGGCGGCTGGACCTGGAGGAGGCCGCCGCCTACCGGGAGTCGGACGGCCCCTGA
- a CDS encoding 1-aminocyclopropane-1-carboxylate deaminase/D-cysteine desulfhydrase, with the protein MDDDALDLSRLQPVLPSPLQPAEDERFARHGVTLLLKRDDLIHPDLPGNKWRKLAPSLRAAAGRTVLTFGGAYSNHLRATAAAGRLLGFPTVGVVRGDELAHRPLNPSLARCAADGMRLHFVDRATYRAKTSPGVLEGLLRLFGDCLVVPEGGSNALAAQGCTELGRELCGPAGTVAVACGTGGTLAGLAAGLGRGQRALGVPVLRGGFLGEAVRDLQREAFGGPAGEWSLDERFHFGGYARTTPELHAFADDFEDRHGLPVERLYVAKLLYGLTVLAGEGAFAPGSTVTAVVTGRPGPAEDHAQGPSDSR; encoded by the coding sequence ATGGACGACGACGCTCTCGACCTCTCCCGGCTGCAGCCGGTGCTCCCCTCACCCCTGCAGCCGGCCGAGGACGAGCGCTTCGCGCGGCACGGCGTGACGCTGCTGCTCAAGCGCGACGACCTGATCCACCCGGACCTCCCGGGCAACAAGTGGCGCAAGCTCGCCCCCAGCCTCCGTGCCGCCGCCGGCCGTACGGTGCTGACCTTCGGCGGGGCCTATTCGAACCACCTCAGGGCCACGGCCGCCGCCGGGCGGCTGCTGGGCTTCCCCACCGTCGGCGTCGTACGGGGCGACGAGCTGGCCCACCGCCCGCTGAACCCCTCGCTGGCGCGGTGCGCCGCCGACGGCATGCGCCTGCACTTCGTGGACCGCGCGACCTACCGCGCGAAGACCTCCCCCGGCGTCCTGGAAGGCCTGCTGAGGCTCTTCGGGGACTGCCTGGTCGTCCCGGAGGGCGGCAGCAACGCACTCGCCGCACAGGGCTGCACAGAGCTCGGCCGCGAACTGTGCGGCCCGGCCGGGACCGTGGCGGTCGCCTGCGGCACCGGCGGCACCCTCGCGGGTCTGGCCGCCGGGCTCGGCCGGGGGCAACGCGCCCTGGGCGTCCCCGTCCTGCGTGGCGGCTTCCTGGGAGAGGCGGTGCGCGACCTGCAGCGGGAGGCGTTCGGCGGACCGGCCGGGGAGTGGTCGCTGGACGAACGCTTCCACTTCGGCGGGTACGCCCGCACGACCCCGGAGCTGCACGCCTTCGCCGACGACTTCGAGGACCGGCACGGCCTGCCCGTGGAACGGCTCTACGTGGCCAAGCTCCTGTACGGGCTGACCGTCCTGGCCGGGGAGGGCGCGTTCGCCCCCGGGTCCACGGTCACCGCGGTCGTCACGGGACGTCCCGGGCCGGCCGAGGACCACGCTCAGGGGCCGTCCGACTCCCGGTAG